In the Orcinus orca chromosome 19, mOrcOrc1.1, whole genome shotgun sequence genome, GTTACATAGCTAGTAAAGGGCAGAAATGAGATGTGAATCTAGGCCCAACTCCAAAGCCTGCGTGGTTAACCAGTAAGCTGTATAACCCATACCACTCTTCAAATGACAGGCTGTAGAAGAGACTCCAGGTAGAATTCTTATAAAAGTCAGAAAGGCCATAATGGAGGGGACCGGTCCCTCAAGTGGAGATTTCACTATTTTGGTGCTGGCTGTCCCACAGAATACTTCCCTGTCCCAAACACAGAACCCTAGACCAAGACTTCAGTAAAACACACAAGACCGTTTCATACAAAGCAGCGCACCCCACTGAAACAATGCAAAGGCTCTCACAGCAGGCATGGCAGCAGATGTGGGCAGTCCTGATGCATAAGAAAACCCATGCCAGAAAGGAAATCTCATTTCTCATGAAATGAGCAGAGGCCCAAGAAGAGCTGGTCTTCATTCCTTAAGCTTCCtctctttccagaaaaaaaggAGACCCAAGTCACCCTGGCATAGGAAGCCTGGCTCTGTCACCAATTCTCAGAGCTACTCTGAGGCAGGTCACAGAAACAGGAGTTACTTCATACATCCACCTGACTTCAGGAAAGATGACAGGTGAACTGCTCTAGGTAGACGCTTCAGACTTCATTCCCATAAGAAAACTAAGGACCAAGAGAGGCTAAGGAACTCACCTAAGATTCTACAGCTTGCTGATGGCCGAGCCGGGCCTAGATCTCAGGCCTTTCCACCAGGTCACGCCGTCTCCTCCTCTGCCTTTACTCTTCCATGAGAAACAACCTCTGCATCTCTACTCTTCCTTCCCCAAACTCCTCCAGCCAACTTGCACAGGCTGTCAACATCGTACCCTACCTATCAGATCTCACGGGTAAGGACAGTAACCTTGGATAGGAGTAGAAAGCAGGGCCAGAGCAGCGTCCTTACCAGCATGGGCTGCACCGGGGTCATCAGTGAGGCCTGGACACTCAGAGCTCGTTTCCGGCCTGGCTCCTTCTTCACCTCCTGCTCGTTGCGGAGGACCCGCTCCACCACATCGTGCAGGTTGCGCGAGGCTTTGAAGGCTTCATAGGCATTAGGGTCTAGGGCATCTAACCTGCCAAGGCCAACAGGAGCAAGGAAACAAAAACCACTGCCTTTGACCTTAATGCTTTGGATAGCAGTCTGTCCTCAGAGAGAGGAGGGCTCCCAATATATGGGGAAGGAGTTATGTTATATTGCCTAAAGACTTTCACAGGAGAAAAAGCTCTTGGAAAACTCAGCTCTTTTGAGATACTGTGCTACATGGATGCTGCCAGCAAAGAGGGGGCTGGAATGGGCAAGCAACTCATACCATAATTATTGAACATAGTCCATATGTTTGATTGTAATAACTCTGTGAAAAGGTACTGTTATCTCCATTTAACgtatgagaaaatggaggctgagCTAGGTCAAGTGATGGGTCccacaggaaggaagaagggagaatcaGGATTCAAAACCAAATCAGGGCTCCAAAGTCCTGACACCAGCTGACAACAAAGAAAGTGGGCAGCTTCAACTATCAGAGCACCCGGTACTTACACATGTTTTGCACCTGAGTTCATCTTCAGATCATGTTTGATCAACCTGATGATGCACTTAAGGTCATTGGCTGTACACCTAGAGGGATGAGGCACATTCAACTTGGTCTTTGAAAAGCTCTGCACTCCCAAACCTTCCTTCCCTAGTGATTCCATCCCCCAGGCCCATCCCCACCTGGAGGCGATGTCCTGCAGGGCCTGTTGCTGCTCGTCCTCCTTGGTGAGCTTGGAGAGCCGCAGGAGGAATTCATCCACCTCCTGGATGGTAAGAAGGCTCTTGGCAGCTGGGGGGAAAGACTTGCTCTGCTCAAAGAAGACTCTGATTGTCTCTGACACGTCACCCTGTCTCCAAAAACCAAAATGCCACTGCAGCAACCCCAGAGTGGCCAAGTGTAACCCCTGAGTCCCCAGGACTAAAGGGTGAATCAGAGATTTCAATCACCGCTCCTATCCCCAACTCACACATATTGACCTCACTTCTTAAGAATCTGTCCCACCCACAGCTCATGGAAAGGGTACCTCCATCCACCACAGGATCTGGCCACCTGCCTTAGCTGAGAAGTGATGCAGGAACTAATCCAGGGCCAAGCCAATTTCAGGCCTGTTAGAATCTGAACTAAGAGACAGATATGGTCATCAGATAATGGGGATGTTTGGATAGAAACTTTCCACTGTGCCATGGCTGGAGTCATGAACAAACCAAAACTGAATGGTAAGCCCAagttataggggaaaaaaagccagaaaaagcCAGGGTCTAGAATAAGAGCCCCTGGAGAGATAGTGGGAAGTCTCAGATCCAGCCCCTCGAGGTCTAGGCCTCTTGGGTGCAGCAGCAGTATAAGTTCAGTCCTCAGAACCTTGTGAAACTAACAGCTGTAGCCTCCCATTCAGCTCCTCTCATAATGAAAGCTTGCTCAAGTGGGTTTCAGTTTCCTAGAACAGTATGTGCTCCGCCAGAAAAAAGAGGGTACGGGTGCTTGGCTAGGCAGAACCCCACCTGGAATCCACCTACCCTCCCCTTCCTCTGACCTGCTCTAGGTCTCGTGCCATATCATCTGAGTTGCAGTTAAAAATGCGGCTGAAAAGCTTCACAATCTGCTTATCATTCAAGTTGTAAACACTCTTAATAACACCCGGCAGCAGCAGCTTCACTGTTAGGTACACGTCACCGTGGAAACCATCTggaggagacagaagaaagaaacCCTTCTTGAGAAATGGagcttaaacaaataaatacataacctCAAGGAACCAAAAGAGATGTCTACATTGCTGCCCTTGCCGTGACGGGACCACAGGGTAGGGTGTGCATTTCACTATGGCAGCAAAGGCCGTGGCGTTGGGTGGCTGGTGGTGTGCCTCCCTTCTAGCCCCTGGATGAACTCCTGCATGGCAGAGCCATGTCTTTCACTGTAGTGTCCCCAGTGATGAGCACATTACAGAAGCTCAATGATCATTTGTTAGATGAATGAAAGAAACACAGTTGGAAGATTCTATCCCCAAGCTGTGCAAGTGGTTCATAAAAACCTAATCAAACATGCAGGATAGTGAATTTTCCTCTTGGTCAAATGGGATAGGTTCTTCTGGCCTCCTGGGGGGCAGaataagggaggaagaaagatgcCACATGTTTGGAGCAGCACTGGCTACACACTTCATGGGGcccagtacaaaatgaaaatgtgggctcTTTGTTCAAAAgtgttaagaatttcaagatggcaatagcagagcattaaaccaagcgtGAGGCCCCGTGCAACTGTACAGTTCACATGTCCATGAAGCGGCCACGACTCTGAGCTCTTTAGAGAAGAAGCCCATCCAGGATGCTCGAGGCCCCACCTCCTGCTGAGCCTTTCTGAAGGAAGTCCTGGATGATCTGGGTCTTCGTGTTGTAGCTAGGATTTTCAGCCACCATGGCACACAACTTCCGAAACTCACGTAGCAGACAATCCTTGTGCTTACGGTCACATTTGCTTGAGGACAGACTTGTCTTAGGGGTAGGTATTGAGTGGGCTTCCCCAGAGTTGTTGGGCTTCGCTgttgggaagaggaaaagagaagacagacagCATAGATGTTTCATTTTGCCTtgctgagaaggaagaaagggaaactaATAGACACTCTGCTGGTGCTCTATACATATGTAGCTTCACTTAATCCCCCAAAACGAGCCCTTTGGGCGTagatattatacccattttatggGTAAAAAAGGAGAGGTCAAGTGATCTCCCCAAATCTCACAGCTGTTAATAGTAAAGAAACGACAGCCTCACACTGAAGCAGAAGACCCGCTGATGTGCATCCCTTTATATGATTGCTTCACAGAAGAATAAGGGCCGTTTTCATGCCAAGAGTGGTCAGGACGATCTCAGAGCACTTGCAAAGCTGAACCCAGAAAAGTTGGGATCAGAAAGGGGGAAGAAATCAGGGGACTCGTTAGTCAATCTGAAACCATTGCTACTGCAGATTGTCAGAACTGGAAGAAGACTTAAAAATTATCTAGTTCAATCTCTTCTTATTGATGAGGAGACCAAGGCCAGAGGAGAGAAGACATTCCCAGCTCCTTGCCACTCCCACCCAACCCCAcaccactttcttttctttcttatcataaaaacaaaaagtaggtCTTTCCTCCAGACCCCAAATAACTGTACAACTCTTTTGAGTTGATCCTCTTTTACCTCCTTGTGACCATTTACAAAGTAAATTTCATTCTGCAAGCTTGCAGCAAAGCCATTAGCAAGCTGTCTGCTGATATAAGTGTCTTCTTGCCTGGGCTCTGTAAATTATAAATCTATCCTCATCTCTAACCTGGAGTCTGAAGAGGATTTTAGGGGACAAAATCTCCAAAATGTCACTGTTCAGCAGCTTGTAAGAACTAGAACACCCCATTTCTCCCAAATTCGCCCCCTAGAACCAGGGCCCTTCCAGAAACACACTGCCCTTACTGTCACCTGGACTCTTCCATATTTCTATCTTTGGCCTACCACTAGACAAAAACCAAGCAAACCTcggagttttaaaataataaaaaatcccAGAGTCAGACACTGTTTTTGCAATTTTATCTCCTTTATTCCTTGTGAGACACTGTGGGATCAAGGCAGGTGTTGCcattcccacttcacagatgacgCCACAGAGGCTCAGACCaggacccaggtcttctgacctCAAGTCccggcttctttcactcattATAGAAGCAACCTCCTCAAACGACTTCTGAGCCCATGtgttttgactttattttctttagctGAGGCAGTCACAAGAATGTCTCCACATAAAAGAAGTAACAGGTTGTAGGGTAAAAGACCACAGGTGCTGGAGTTAAACAGACTTCAGTGTAAATACTAACTCCATAACGATGCGGAGCATTGGctttctcattcataaaatgggcCTAATGCAAGTACTTCCCAAagtttaatgaaaaacaaatgaaaccgtGTATGTAAAAGCCCCCAGCCCAACGCTATCTGCTACACAAGGCCATGCAGGACATCTCCCTTCTTCTCTACTTTCATCTCCAGTTTGGGCAAGTTTAGGCATGCAATTTCTCAAGATTCttccattatcaaaaaaaaaggaagtaaagggCAGGTTATGTCTGATCCAGGTAAACTACTTCAAGGGGAAAAAGTCTTGACAAAACAAACATCTTTTTGCTGCAACAgagattaaaatatacaaagaaatgctATACAAGTGGGGCAATGAGCATTAGCCATTACCTCTCTGCTCAGATGGAAGCAAATTACATTTGACCCTTCaacaacacagatttgaactgcatgggtccacttacacacagatttttttcaacagcAAATAAGTACTATACAATCTGCAGTTgattgaatccatggatgcaaaCTGAGGGTATGGTAGAACAATGGATATGGAGAAACATGGGATAAGGAGGGTAGACTATAAATTTTCAACTGTGTAGAGAGGGTTTGGAGCCCCTAAtgcccatgttgttcaagggtcaccgtATTAAGGAGGCTAGATAGCACAGaatgttcactctttttttttttttgcggtatgcgggcctctcactgttgtggcctctcccgttgtggagcacaggctcgacacacaggcccagcggccatggctcacaggctcagccgctccgcggcatgtgggatcttcccagaccagggcacgaacccgtgtcccctgcatcggcaggcggactctcaaccactgcgccaccagggaagcccccagaatgtTCACTCTTAACCAGAGTCCCAAATAGGATACCAAATTAAAAGGAGGACTGTAACAGCTCAGGTAACGCTGATCTATCTTACCTGAAAAGCCAGAAAATTTCCGGGGATTGGTATTGGTGACAAATGAGGCACCTTTCACTGGAGATGTCACCTGGCCAGTGGCTGTCAACTTAGCCTGGACAACAGCTTTCTTCTTTGGTGTGTTTGCTGCCTTGGAAGACAGATCTGTAGGACCccaaaagaagggaaaatatcCTTCAGTGAAAGATCCCTGAGAAAGCTTCTAAAGAATCTATCAACTGCTCTTACAGCCTGGCTAGGTAAGTTACTACCATGGTATTAACCCAATGCTGACTACTGGCTGGCTGGTCTTCTAAAGTGGAGGTAGTGAGTAATAGGTTATTAGGGAGAGGGTGTCCTGGGGACAAAAGACTCAGttactctttattttcattagtaACTTAAATTTTCATCGACACTGTCCACCCCTTATCCCACATATAATAATCTCCAGATTATTTGGAGGAAATCAGAAATCACGTCTCAACAGATAAAATGTGGCGACCTCAGCTTATGGAATTAGCCCCAATTTATAGATAACCAAGAAAGCAAAATGAAGATGGATAAACAGAGCATGTTGATTTGGTATAAGTAGGAAAAACCTTCCAGCTGCTGAGTTATTTGAGCTGACAGTTTACTTCTACCtcatgtttttcttcctctgaatgAGATGGGTCAAAGGCTGAGGCCAATGGCTAAGGCCAGGCAGGGCAGGAGGGGagcttgagaaaaaaatgtatgagtaGTTTTCTCTCCCAGAAATCTCTTTTCCTCTCAAAGAACAAAGATAGATGCCCATTTTAGAGTACTCCTACAGTGACCAGAACTAAACTTAATTGAAGATATGAATAttactttatagatgaagacactgaAGGTCAGGAAGTACAAATTGGATTTGTAAGTATAAGATTTCTAAAATATGCATACATGTGAATATGCAcgtatgtgcacatatatatctgtatatatgtttttGCGTACATACGAacatatattttctagttctgtcTGCTGAAAGGGCTTAAAAGCAAGGACACCTCATGGCACCCAGGACATGGAACATCTAGATTTTGGTCTCTTATGCCATTTCCCCACTAACAGGAATAAGGACtccagagaaatggctgattccagggatAAGATAGGATACATACAAGGTAAGCCTAAGAGCAAGCATACTGTTATGCCAGAGAATAAGGAAGTACTTTAAaacgtttttaaaaatgtgatttgggCATTGAGGACAGAAACTAGCTTAAAGGGGCTCTCAACTGGCCAAATATGGGACAATTTAGTATCAAATTAATACAGTACAATTATAAGCCACCCGGAAAAAGTAGTAATCTATGAGTTCATACAGATAATAAGTTGATGGATAAAAGGGTGTAGTGGTAGGTActctattcttcaaaaatgtcaatgtcataaaagaaaaagaccatggcaatgttccagattaaaggaggccAGAAATGACAACTAAATGAAATACCCGATCTTAGATTAGGATTCCATACTGAAGGGAGAGAAAAGCTGTAAATTATCTGATCAACTGACAAAACTAGAATACAGATGGTGGATTAAAGTATTATATCATGATAAATTTACTGGTTGATAGGTGTATTATGGTCAAGATATCCTTATTCTTAAGATATACACATTGAAGTATTTAAAAGCAAAGAGCCATAACGTATgctcaaatggttcaggaaaaaaaaagtgtgtgtggaaGGTGAGAGTAAGAGAGAGTGTGAGAGCGCACACACGTGagagcaaaatgttaacaataggtGAATCtgagggaattccccagtggtccagcggttaggattctgcgctctcactgctgaggacccgggttcaatctgtggttggggaactaagatcccacaagccacgtggtgtggccaaaaaaaaaaaaaaaaaggtgaatatgagcattctttgtattatttttattcttgcaaCTCTTCTGTGAGTTTGAAGTTATTTCTgaaccaaaaattaaaacaaagacagaaagacaaacaggaagaaagaaattgggCTCTACTCTCATCCCTTTTCTTCTCAGCACCAATAAGATGAGAAAGCAGTATTCTCCATCCCACCTGCAATGTGCTGGATTATCTGTTCTTTCTCATTATCTTCCAGCTCTTCCCAGCCTTCCAGCTCTGTGAGGTCCTCAATTTTTTTTGTGGTGGCCCGGGCCCGCTCCAGTTTCTCAAACATGCACTTAATGTGGTACCACTCTTTCATATCGCCCCCTGACTCTGAAAAGGGATTGGGCACCACTTTGCCGATTCGGCACACCCCCTTTACAATCTTTTCCTTGCATTTTTTGCAGCCGGCTGTGCCACGCTTGGCATAGTCCACACAGAACCGTTGCTCTGCCATCTCACAGGGGCCACTGCAGACTCCCACATGCGACCCTGGCAAGAAAACAAGGCAGGTGGCACGTGGTCTTAGATTGCTTTCCTGGAATGACACAACAGGCTTTCTTCTCTGGAGGAGGTGGTGTCCATGAAGAACTGTTTCCGACCACCGGCTGAACTGTCTTATGTCAGGCCAGTGATGTTGTTCTCGGAATAGGCACAGTTCTTTTTGGCTGAGCGCACGGAGAGTTGGTGGTAAGAGGATCTTAAAAGCCAAAGTCATACAGCTGCATGAAAGGGTGAGAGGCAGAAAAGTGAGTTATAAACGAGGAGGTAGGCTTCTAATTCCCTCAAAGGCAGACATCCTAACACAATCCATGCTGACCAATCAAACATTTCCCAAAgtatgaaagatttttttttttcttccggcTGTGcagcacagcacgtgggatcttagttcccccatccAGGATCGGACCTGTACCCCCTaaagtggaagctcagagtcttaaccactggactaccagggaagacCAGGTATGAAAGATTTATTGCCTACTTGATTCAGAGTTCCAATACAGGAAAATTCAGTTTGCAAAAGGATGTTCAATTATctaatgtatacatgtgtatctaGTAAATCACAATCAAGAGACTCCAAATAACACAAAACCTTCTCTCAGGCCACCAGCAGCCCCTAATCCTTAAAATGGATGGTGAGCCTTAAGAATAATAAGACCCTaaagtttctttttaatcatcaagaaaaattacattgagagttccctggtggtctagtggttaggactctgcacttttacTGCAGTGgccagggttcaaaccctggctgaGGAACTGAGATACCACAAGTTGTGTGGTgcggcaaacaaaacaaaacaaaacccactacATTATGTTCATAAagtttttaatgtgaaatataaaatatatgccgTCCTCAGAAAATAATTAAGCCACTATATAGATGTGCGATTTAATCAGAAGCCCTATTTTGAGAGGCAATTAAATGGAGCCTAAAACCAGACTGCCTGGTTTCAAATCCTAGCTCATTGGCTGTATGACCTTggtaggttacttaacctctcagttcctcaatttcctcaactgtaaaatgtggataataatagtacctgacTCAAAGAGTTGTCACAAGAATAAAGCCCTCAAAATCAATGAAGCAGTTATCCTTTAAGCTGAAGCTCCCTATGTGAAACTAGCCTGGTTATAATTCAGCAGCTTGAATTGGGAAATGCTGAAGTAGCTGAAACAGCAAGAATCAGAGGAACTGATCAATCAACCCGAATGGAAACAGGTATCATATCCACATGGCATCCCCCACCTTCTTATATCCATATTTTCTGAAGTATCCTCGCAGTTCCAACTTTAAACAGACTGGACATTATTTTCAGCCTGCACCCACCTTTGTAGCGAAATTGCTATTGGGTGATAATGGAAAGCAGGCTTTACTTACTGTACTGCAACATGATGCAGAGGACAGCAGGTAACTGGGAATCGAGACGGGAGCACAAGTGTGACCATACAGTTCAAGGGCTATGTTATCTTTGAGAATTTCCTTTAATTCCCCtgagtctgttttcttatttctaagacagagaaaataatacctacctcacggGATGGctgggaaaattaaaataagtccATGGGGGGGAGGCTCTGAACTCCCTGAAAATGTATACAAAAAGGTGCACATTCAGCATTATACATTTTGTGGGGGGACAGACAGTCATGATTTTCAGGAAACTCACAAAGGTCTCTATAACCCCCAGAAGTTGAGGAACCACAAAGGTGAGGTACGGGAAAGCACGGTAGGCCCGTTAAGAGGCGCTCAGAACAAGGTTCACCATGTTCCTTGGAGGGCGAGTAACGaagccctcccctcccgccccctccccccgcccccccgccgggACCACAGGAGCCGACAAGAGAGGACCTCCCTCGCAGCGCCCGACCCTCCGCAGGGCCCAGGAGGCGCTGGGCCACAAGGCACAAAGCCGCTGTGAGGAACCCCGCCTGGCTCACAGTCCCCAGAGCCGCCGCTCAGCATTTCATCAAAGGGAGCCGAAAAGGAAACCACTGAGGCCTGAACGCAACCGGGCCGGGAAGTGAAAGCCCCGCGACAGCTTTTGCCGGAGGGCCTCCCCGCGACGCTTTCGGGAGTGGGCACGGGCTACTACTGCCCGGGGCGAACAGCGGGGACAC is a window encoding:
- the LIG3 gene encoding DNA ligase 3 isoform X4; amino-acid sequence: MTVCPPTKCIMLNVHLFVYIFREFRASPPWTYFNFPSHPVSCMTLAFKILLPPTLRALSQKELCLFREQHHWPDIRQFSRWSETVLHGHHLLQRRKPVVSFQESNLRPRATCLVFLPGSHVGVCSGPCEMAEQRFCVDYAKRGTAGCKKCKEKIVKGVCRIGKVVPNPFSESGGDMKEWYHIKCMFEKLERARATTKKIEDLTELEGWEELEDNEKEQIIQHIADLSSKAANTPKKKAVVQAKLTATGQVTSPVKGASFVTNTNPRKFSGFSAKPNNSGEAHSIPTPKTSLSSSKCDRKHKDCLLREFRKLCAMVAENPSYNTKTQIIQDFLQKGSAGDGFHGDVYLTVKLLLPGVIKSVYNLNDKQIVKLFSRIFNCNSDDMARDLEQGDVSETIRVFFEQSKSFPPAAKSLLTIQEVDEFLLRLSKLTKEDEQQQALQDIASRCTANDLKCIIRLIKHDLKMNSGAKHVLDALDPNAYEAFKASRNLHDVVERVLRNEQEVKKEPGRKRALSVQASLMTPVQPMLAEACKSIEYAMKKCPNGMFSEIKYDGERVQVHKNGDHFSYFSRSLKPVLPHKVAHFKDYIPQAFPGGHSMILDSEVLLIDNKKGKPLPFGTLGVHKKAAFQDANVCLFVFDCIYFNDVSLMDRPLFERRKFLHDNMVEIPNRIMFSEMKQVAKASDLADMINRVIQEGLEGLVLKDVKGTYEPGKRHWLKVKKDYLNEGAMADTADLVVLGAFYGQGSKGGMMSIFLMGCYDPSSQKWCTVTKCAGGHDDATLARLQKELDMVKISKDPSKIPSWLKVNKIYYPDFIVPDPKKAAVWEITGAEFSKSEAHTADGISIRFPRCTRIRDDKDWKSATNLPQLKELYQLSKERAAFTIVAGDEGNSTTGGSSGENEGISGPAVSHEAPRTSPKQPSASAKKAGGKLSSSNSKGGNKLAAKPSPVKVGEKRKAPDETPCQAKVRRRPASKQRGRSAVPAGRR
- the LIG3 gene encoding DNA ligase 3 isoform X7, producing the protein MTVCPPTKCIMLNVHLFVYIFREFRASPPWTYFNFPSHPVSCMTLAFKILLPPTLRALSQKELCLFREQHHWPDIRQFSRWSETVLHGHHLLQRRKPVVSFQESNLRPRATCLVFLPGSHVGVCSGPCEMAEQRFCVDYAKRGTAGCKKCKEKIVKGVCRIGKVVPNPFSESGGDMKEWYHIKCMFEKLERARATTKKIEDLTELEGWEELEDNEKEQIIQHIADLSSKAANTPKKKAVVQAKLTATGQVTSPVKGASFVTNTNPRKFSGFSAKPNNSGEAHSIPTPKTSLSSSKCDRKHKDCLLREFRKLCAMVAENPSYNTKTQIIQDFLQKGSAGDGFHGDVYLTVKLLLPGVIKSVYNLNDKQIVKLFSRIFNCNSDDMARDLEQGDVSETIRVFFEQSKSFPPAAKSLLTIQEVDEFLLRLSKLTKEDEQQQALQDIASRCTANDLKCIIRLIKHDLKMNSGAKHVLDALDPNAYEAFKASRNLHDVVERVLRNEQEVKKEPGRKRALSVQASLMTPVQPMLAEACKSIEYAMKKCPNGMFSEIKYDGERVQVHKNGDHFSYFSRSLKPVLPHKVAHFKDYIPQAFPGGHSMILDSEVLLIDNKKGKPLPFGTLGVHKKAAFQDANVCLFVFDCIYFNDVSLMDRPLFERRKFLHDNMVEIPNRIMFSEMKQVAKASDLADMINRVIQEGLEGLVLKDVKGTYEPGKRHWLKVKKDYLNEGAMADTADLVVLGAFYGQGSKGQGGLWPLGWYFFERYHSRNRQAFLLAWSATVASHDFQSSGIRGPNLTHATSGRDIESCGPGKGEIRQEYPVLAWHKEAHHQLFLQGLAAFSSGKISIS
- the LIG3 gene encoding DNA ligase 3 isoform X5 yields the protein MTVCPPTKCIMLNVHLFVYIFREFRASPPWTYFNFPSHPVSCMTLAFKILLPPTLRALSQKELCLFREQHHWPDIRQFSRWSETVLHGHHLLQRRKPVVSFQESNLRPRATCLVFLPGSHVGVCSGPCEMAEQRFCVDYAKRGTAGCKKCKEKIVKGVCRIGKVVPNPFSESGGDMKEWYHIKCMFEKLERARATTKKIEDLTELEGWEELEDNEKEQIIQHIADLSSKAANTPKKKAVVQAKLTATGQVTSPVKGASFVTNTNPRKFSGFSAKPNNSGEAHSIPTPKTSLSSSKCDRKHKDCLLREFRKLCAMVAENPSYNTKTQIIQDFLQKGSAGDGFHGDVYLTVKLLLPGVIKSVYNLNDKQIVKLFSRIFNCNSDDMARDLEQGDVSETIRVFFEQSKSFPPAAKSLLTIQEVDEFLLRLSKLTKEDEQQQALQDIASRCTANDLKCIIRLIKHDLKMNSGAKHVLDALDPNAYEAFKASRNLHDVVERVLRNEQEVKKEPGRKRALSVQASLMTPVQPMLAEACKSIEYAMKKCPNGMFSEIKYDGERVQVHKNGDHFSYFSRSLKPVLPHKVAHFKDYIPQAFPGGHSMILDSEVLLIDNKKGKPLPFGTLGVHKKAAFQDANVCLFVFDCIYFNDVSLMDRPLFERRKFLHDNMVEIPNRIMFSEMKQVAKASDLADMINRVIQEGLEGLVLKDVKGTYEPGKRHWLKVKKDYLNEGAMADTADLVVLGAFYGQGSKGGMMSIFLMGCYDPSSQKWCTVTKCAGGHDDATLARLQKELDMVKISKDPSKIPSWLKVNKIYYPDFIVPDPKKAAVWEITGAEFSKSEAHTADGISIRFPRCTRIRDDKDWKSATNLPQLKELYQLSKERAAFTIVAGDEGNSTTGGSSGENEGISGPAVSHEAPRTSPKQPSASAKKAGGKLSSSNSKGGNKLAAKPSPVKVGEKRKAPDETPCQAKRRPASKQRGRSAVPAGRR
- the LIG3 gene encoding DNA ligase 3 isoform X2 → MTVCPPTKCIMLNVHLFVYIFREFRASPPWTYFNFPSHPVSCMTLAFKILLPPTLRALSQKELCLFREQHHWPDIRQFSRWSETVLHGHHLLQRRKPVVSFQESNLRPRATCLVFLPGSHVGVCSGPCEMAEQRFCVDYAKRGTAGCKKCKEKIVKGVCRIGKVVPNPFSESGGDMKEWYHIKCMFEKLERARATTKKIEDLTELEGWEELEDNEKEQIIQHIADLSSKAANTPKKKAVVQAKLTATGQVTSPVKGASFVTNTNPRKFSGFSAKPNNSGEAHSIPTPKTSLSSSKCDRKHKDCLLREFRKLCAMVAENPSYNTKTQIIQDFLQKGSAGDGFHGDVYLTVKLLLPGVIKSVYNLNDKQIVKLFSRIFNCNSDDMARDLEQGDVSETIRVFFEQSKSFPPAAKSLLTIQEVDEFLLRLSKLTKEDEQQQALQDIASRCTANDLKCIIRLIKHDLKMNSGAKHVLDALDPNAYEAFKASRNLHDVVERVLRNEQEVKKEPGRKRALSVQASLMTPVQPMLAEACKSIEYAMKKCPNGMFSEIKYDGERVQVHKNGDHFSYFSRSLKPVLPHKVAHFKDYIPQAFPGGHSMILDSEVLLIDNKKGKPLPFGTLGVHKKAAFQDANVCLFVFDCIYFNDVSLMDRPLFERRKFLHDNMVEIPNRIMFSEMKQVAKASDLADMINRVIQEGLEGLVLKDVKGTYEPGKRHWLKVKKDYLNEGAMADTADLVVLGAFYGQGSKGGMMSIFLMGCYDPSSQKWCTVTKCAGGHDDATLARLQKELDMVKISKDPSKIPSWLKVNKIYYPDFIVPDPKKAAVWEITGAEFSKSEAHTADGISIRFPRCTRIRDDKDWKSATNLPQLKELYQLSKERAAFTIVAGDEGNSTTGGSSGENEGISGPAVSHEAPRTSPKQPSASAKKAGGKLSSSNSKGGNKLAAKPSPVKVGEKRKAPDETPCQAKVLLDIFTGVRLYLPPSTPDFSRLRRYFVAFDGDLAQEFDVASATHVLGSRDKNPEAQQVSPEWIWACIRKRRLVAPC
- the LIG3 gene encoding DNA ligase 3 isoform X1; the encoded protein is MTVCPPTKCIMLNVHLFVYIFREFRASPPWTYFNFPSHPVSCMTLAFKILLPPTLRALSQKELCLFREQHHWPDIRQFSRWSETVLHGHHLLQRRKPVVSFQESNLRPRATCLVFLPGSHVGVCSGPCEMAEQRFCVDYAKRGTAGCKKCKEKIVKGVCRIGKVVPNPFSESGGDMKEWYHIKCMFEKLERARATTKKIEDLTELEGWEELEDNEKEQIIQHIADLSSKAANTPKKKAVVQAKLTATGQVTSPVKGASFVTNTNPRKFSGFSAKPNNSGEAHSIPTPKTSLSSSKCDRKHKDCLLREFRKLCAMVAENPSYNTKTQIIQDFLQKGSAGDGFHGDVYLTVKLLLPGVIKSVYNLNDKQIVKLFSRIFNCNSDDMARDLEQGDVSETIRVFFEQSKSFPPAAKSLLTIQEVDEFLLRLSKLTKEDEQQQALQDIASRCTANDLKCIIRLIKHDLKMNSGAKHVLDALDPNAYEAFKASRNLHDVVERVLRNEQEVKKEPGRKRALSVQASLMTPVQPMLAEACKSIEYAMKKCPNGMFSEIKYDGERVQVHKNGDHFSYFSRSLKPVLPHKVAHFKDYIPQAFPGGHSMILDSEVLLIDNKKGKPLPFGTLGVHKKAAFQDANVCLFVFDCIYFNDVSLMDRPLFERRKFLHDNMVEIPNRIMFSEMKQVAKASDLADMINRVIQEGLEGLVLKDVKGTYEPGKRHWLKVKKDYLNEGAMADTADLVVLGAFYGQGSKGGMMSIFLMGCYDPSSQKWCTVTKCAGGHDDATLARLQKELDMVKISKDPSKIPSWLKVNKIYYPDFIVPDPKKAAVWEITGAEFSKSEAHTADGISIRFPRCTRIRDDKDWKSATNLPQLKELYQLSKERAAFTIVAGDEGNSTTGGSSGENEGISGPAVSHEAPRTSPKQPSASAKKAGGKLSSSNSKGGNKLAAKPSPVKVGEKRKAPDETPCQAKVRVLLDIFTGVRLYLPPSTPDFSRLRRYFVAFDGDLAQEFDVASATHVLGSRDKNPEAQQVSPEWIWACIRKRRLVAPC